One genomic region from Cetobacterium sp. 8H encodes:
- a CDS encoding TOPRIM nucleotidyl transferase/hydrolase domain-containing protein: MDIKKITIINWQCIDYLSISFEKLMIFIGESNHGKTSAINALSAGLGFYEVKKSDFKNENKNIEIKIKFFSKSEGFFTIKFIKNSNLEEKYFFINHGIEKELSKDEFSLKLSSIQVIKVSAKQTEIKDSLIKVREILSMNKIKNTRISNDLKGKIEFLSENRISQSLQRKILFSFLKNMLNEMKNYTENSKDRLYNAVLIFEEPELHLNPQASRELYSILIKLSNIGVQIVIETHSSYFVGLKQYKSICLVKKIKRQVVIYQHTGQLFYGDEIKNFNMNYWINPDRGEMFFAKKVILVEGQTDKIAISYLAKKLEIYNYNYSIIECGSKSIIPQFIKILNAYKIPYVAVYDKDNHLWRSDTEIESSNNKNRAIRKMINRYIGNYIEFENDIEEEVYSQDREKKNYKNKPYYTLQKISEEEYRLPLKLEEKIREIYK; this comes from the coding sequence GTGGATATAAAAAAGATAACAATTATAAATTGGCAATGTATAGATTATTTAAGTATAAGTTTTGAAAAATTAATGATTTTTATAGGGGAATCAAACCATGGGAAAACGAGTGCAATAAATGCACTGTCAGCTGGATTAGGATTTTATGAAGTTAAAAAATCTGATTTTAAAAATGAGAATAAAAATATAGAGATAAAAATAAAATTTTTTTCTAAAAGTGAAGGGTTCTTTACAATTAAATTTATAAAAAACTCAAATTTAGAAGAGAAATATTTTTTTATAAACCACGGTATAGAAAAGGAATTAAGTAAAGATGAGTTTAGTTTAAAGCTCTCTTCAATTCAAGTTATAAAGGTTTCAGCTAAACAAACAGAAATAAAAGATTCGCTAATAAAAGTTAGAGAAATTTTAAGTATGAATAAAATTAAAAATACGAGAATATCTAACGACTTAAAGGGAAAGATAGAATTTTTGTCTGAAAATAGAATATCTCAGAGTCTTCAAAGAAAAATTTTATTTAGTTTTTTGAAAAATATGTTAAATGAAATGAAAAATTATACAGAAAATTCAAAAGACAGATTATATAATGCAGTATTAATTTTTGAGGAACCAGAACTACATTTAAATCCTCAAGCAAGTAGAGAGCTGTATTCAATACTTATAAAACTGTCTAATATAGGAGTTCAAATAGTTATAGAAACTCATTCAAGTTATTTTGTAGGATTAAAACAATATAAATCAATTTGTTTAGTAAAAAAAATAAAAAGACAAGTGGTGATATATCAGCATACAGGGCAATTGTTTTATGGAGATGAAATAAAAAACTTCAACATGAACTACTGGATAAATCCAGATAGAGGCGAGATGTTTTTTGCCAAAAAAGTTATTCTTGTAGAAGGACAAACTGATAAGATTGCAATTTCATATCTAGCGAAAAAATTGGAGATTTATAATTATAATTACTCTATCATTGAATGTGGAAGTAAAAGTATAATACCGCAGTTTATAAAAATATTAAATGCATATAAAATACCATATGTAGCTGTTTATGATAAAGATAATCACCTTTGGAGAAGTGATACAGAGATAGAGAGTTCGAATAATAAAAATAGGGCAATAAGAAAGATGATTAATAGATATATAGGGAATTATATAGAGTTTGAAAATGATATTGAAGAAGAGGTATATTCACAAGATCGAGAGAAAAAGAACTATAAAAATAAACCATATTATACTCTTCAAAAAATAAGTGAAGAGGAGTATCGGCTTCCGTTAAAACTAGAGGAAAAAATTAGAGAAATATATAAGTAG
- a CDS encoding chromate transporter — protein MFELFFTFFKIGMFTFGGGYAMIPLIEKEIMSNKNWIDKDELLEIISISQMTPGPIAINAATFIGKKKLGFLGSISATLGVITPSLIVITIISAFFSQSFLNPVMQKLFIGLRAGIAALILSSVLKLSKNILKDFFSYSIFFISLIGLIFFNISPIFLILFFGIGSIIFFSFKEER, from the coding sequence ATGTTTGAACTTTTTTTTACTTTTTTTAAAATTGGAATGTTTACTTTCGGTGGGGGATACGCTATGATTCCTTTAATCGAAAAAGAAATAATGTCTAATAAAAATTGGATTGATAAGGATGAACTTCTAGAAATAATCTCTATCTCTCAAATGACACCTGGACCGATAGCAATAAATGCAGCTACTTTTATTGGTAAAAAAAAGTTAGGATTTTTAGGTTCTATTTCGGCAACTCTTGGTGTTATCACTCCGTCGTTAATTGTAATTACAATTATTTCAGCTTTTTTTTCTCAGAGTTTTTTAAATCCTGTCATGCAAAAATTATTTATAGGACTAAGAGCTGGGATTGCTGCTCTAATTTTATCTTCAGTTTTAAAATTATCTAAAAATATATTAAAAGATTTTTTTAGCTATTCAATTTTTTTCATATCACTTATAGGTTTAATATTTTTTAATATATCTCCTATTTTTCTAATTCTATTTTTTGGAATTGGATCAATTATATTTTTTAGTTTTAAGGAGGAGAGATGA
- a CDS encoding ankyrin repeat domain-containing protein, protein MIEFKNALKNENLEKLQERLNEGVDVNDRAGEYRYPIHKAVLLGNIKMVELFLKNGADINIQEPMGGNTPINLAVFNRDTEMVIFLKEKGADVNKKNLAGMSPIEQANYLKENMNILEIESIIEILK, encoded by the coding sequence ATGATTGAATTTAAAAATGCATTAAAAAATGAAAATTTAGAAAAATTACAAGAAAGATTGAATGAAGGTGTGGATGTAAACGATAGAGCAGGAGAGTATAGATATCCAATTCATAAGGCTGTATTATTAGGGAATATAAAAATGGTAGAGTTATTTCTAAAAAATGGTGCAGATATAAACATTCAAGAACCAATGGGAGGAAATACTCCAATAAATTTAGCAGTATTTAATAGAGATACAGAAATGGTTATATTTTTGAAAGAAAAAGGTGCGGATGTAAATAAGAAAAACTTAGCAGGGATGTCGCCAATAGAGCAAGCTAATTATTTAAAGGAAAATATGAATATTTTAGAAATAGAAAGTATAATAGAAATCTTAAAATAA
- a CDS encoding sulfite exporter TauE/SafE family protein, whose product MFFTYFLIATFATILGSLAGLGGGVIIKPILDTLGHYDLSTVGVLSSITVFSMALVSTFKQIKSGFKIEINMVLLSLGSILGGGIGETIFDFFLTLFVDQSTAKGIQALIIALLLLVVLFKNKLPKYHIQNNLIIFMVGIVLGAIAAFLGIGGGPINVAVLIMFFSFSTKNAAISSIFIILLSQLSKILLIMLTTGFSSYNLNMLPFMVIGGISGGFIGASLNKKLKNKQIEKIFNISVISIILLNIYNVYISF is encoded by the coding sequence ATGTTTTTTACTTATTTTTTAATAGCAACATTTGCAACAATTTTAGGTTCATTAGCAGGTTTAGGTGGTGGTGTTATTATAAAGCCTATTCTTGATACCTTAGGGCATTACGATCTTTCTACAGTTGGTGTTCTATCATCAATTACAGTTTTTTCTATGGCCTTAGTTTCAACTTTTAAACAGATAAAATCTGGTTTTAAAATTGAAATAAATATGGTTCTTCTTTCTCTAGGATCTATTCTTGGAGGTGGAATTGGAGAAACAATCTTTGATTTTTTCCTCACTTTATTTGTTGATCAATCTACAGCTAAAGGAATCCAAGCTCTTATAATAGCACTTTTACTTCTTGTTGTTTTATTTAAAAATAAACTTCCTAAATATCATATACAAAATAACCTTATTATTTTTATGGTTGGAATTGTTTTAGGAGCTATTGCTGCTTTTCTTGGAATTGGTGGTGGTCCTATAAATGTTGCTGTACTTATTATGTTTTTTTCATTCTCAACAAAAAACGCAGCTATTAGTTCCATTTTTATCATTTTATTATCTCAACTATCAAAAATTCTTTTAATTATGCTCACTACAGGTTTTTCCTCATATAATTTAAATATGCTACCATTTATGGTTATTGGTGGAATAAGTGGAGGATTTATTGGTGCTAGTTTAAATAAAAAATTAAAAAATAAGCAGATTGAAAAAATTTTTAATATTTCAGTTATATCAATTATTTTACTAAATATTTACAATGTTTATATTTCATTTTAA
- a CDS encoding chromate transporter: protein MIYFILFYEFFKIGMFSFGGGLAMLPLMQNVVFKYSWLTEQQFLDIIAISQVTPGPIAINTATFVGHQVAGIPGAITATLSSALPSFLVILIVASLFDKIRTNSKKEFFFKAVKPVTLALITFAGIIIAKPTFLVNDYSQSIKALFIFLIVFLGIKYIKINPIIILLTSSFLGIFLF from the coding sequence ATGATTTATTTTATACTGTTTTATGAATTTTTTAAAATTGGAATGTTTTCTTTTGGTGGAGGACTTGCTATGTTACCACTTATGCAAAACGTTGTTTTTAAATATAGTTGGCTAACTGAACAGCAATTTTTAGACATCATAGCTATTTCACAGGTTACACCTGGCCCAATAGCTATCAATACAGCTACTTTTGTAGGCCATCAAGTCGCTGGGATACCTGGAGCTATAACTGCTACATTGAGCTCAGCTTTACCATCATTTTTAGTTATTTTAATTGTTGCTAGTTTATTTGATAAAATAAGGACCAATTCAAAAAAAGAGTTTTTCTTTAAAGCGGTTAAACCTGTTACACTAGCATTAATAACTTTTGCTGGAATTATCATTGCAAAACCAACATTTTTAGTTAACGACTATTCTCAAAGTATTAAAGCACTATTTATTTTTCTTATAGTTTTTTTAGGTATAAAATATATAAAAATAAATCCAATTATTATTTTACTTACTTCTTCTTTTTTAGGTATATTTTTATTTTAG